The genome window tatatatatacatatacatatatatacacatatccatatatatatatatatacacatatatatatatatatatgtctatatttacatatatatacatacatgtatatgtctatcctGTTCTCTTATTTTGAAACTCTGATGATTCATCCGGCAAGCATCTTCATTTTATTGCCAGCTGGAAAGTTCATTACTCCTGTCGGTGTCCAGGTTGtccactgattttgattcaggtaTTGCAAGCCCTCCTGGACCAGTGCATCTGTCTGCTTTTCAGTGAGCTTCTTGGTTTGGTAGAACAGGGTTTGGAATTTTCTAGCATTGAGCTGCATGTTATGTCCCTTAGCCCACCTGTATATTACATGCAGCTCCCATTGCAGATGCGCAACATCTCCAAGATTGTGTATcctctgagagacttttgtattgtatgcatagctagcaagggaaaagtctgtgtatatattttgattcCAATTGTTGGTGTGACCATGATGTTTCAGTTATCTAATGAATGagctttctttatttacattaatgtGTGAATATACAGTTATGTCGTACAATGCtgagcatacatattaatgtacacataatttcttacatactgaaattaatacatgAAGGAGGTTGTAAAATGGCCATAATCCTATGGAAGTTACAAAGTTAAAACAATATCTTCATTAATAGGATTTTCTGGAATACCAGTTACACTGACACTCTACATTACActaatgaggaggagaaggaaaaggcaACCCACACCCATATATCTAGGCACCACCAGCATCCTGTCCAGCCTTCTAAATGAACTGGTGGTGCTGAAACTGATATTCTTTGACAACACCATATGTCCCACCTTGTTCAATAGCAACCTATCTTCCGGTAGCAATCTTGGACTTCCCATATCTCTCCATTTGGAAATCTAAAACCTGAAATAGACGGGCTTCTGTTAGAGGCCTTTGAAAGTCTAAGTTACATGGaaccaaatcaaattgtttaaaataaaatacacacacacacacacacactaacatatatgcttccatatatatacatatatgtgtatatatatatatatatatatatatatatatcatcatcatcaccatttaacgtccgctttccatgctagaatgggttggacgatttgactgaggactggtggaccaggaggcgacaccaggctccaatctgatttggcagagtttctacagctgaatgcccttcctaatgccaaccactccgagagtgtagtgggtgttttacatatatacttccatatatatatacatatatgcttatatgtatttatacatatatgtataaatacacatgtatgcttccatgtatatacgtattgatATATATGACCTCCTGCCCACaatttcttccctaaccccacctcccaacctggctcattCCCCTGCTTGCACATCCACCCTGCCACACTTGCCCCTACCTCtgcaacaccaccatcctcacaagCCCCCAtcatccctatcatatcactggctcctttacctgcacttctagcaatgtcatttactgcatctcctgctctttctacCCTTCTCActgtacatcggtcaaatggGACGCTGCTTGGCCGGCCAGTTCACAGAGCGCCTCTGAAACATTAAATTCGAATTGGCTCCAgtctcacgccatttccgctctaccggtcattcattacaacacctgtctgtgtttggattatCTTTGCACAGTgaccatccggactcccgtctgtgctgtgaacaggaattaatcttctctctttgtgccacatgggctcaacacCTCTCCCTTCACTCCtaccaccttctctcttcattgatacctcTCCATCCACACCCCACCTCTACACCACATCCTCACTCCAAACATACACCCCACCCTCACATTCCCAACACCACACCACCCctcaccacacaccatcatctgcaCACCAACACTATCATCCGCACaaccacacacttacacatcatcatccacatactcacacaccatcatctgcacactcacacacccacacattacaaacggacacatccacacgtcaatgttactagcccctatccacacgcacactaacactctcacatacacatgcacacacaactttGTTTTaggatcaccagtactttattatctccccttcttcctagctctcccgTCCAACTACTTTTTTCCAAGCAGTCGCCATGATTGagcgctaaatccacaagtttttttttaattctctctctgtttatttcctcatgttcctttctgttgaagaccaTAGGCTGGaagcataaaagactttctcaccttcttaagtgtcaaactaatacacctgcttgttgtttatacacctgtctttgtcttttgtttttctgtaaatttcaactctctctctgtctgtctgtatgtatgtatatatgcatgcatgcatgcatgcatgtatgtacacacacatgtgaaaatGTGTCAGTGGTGTTGTTTCTTACATATCTCATGtttggaaacaaacacaaaggagAAACATACAGAAAGCAGCTAAAAAATGCATAaacttcaagaaatattttaaaatcattgtaATTTACAGAGTTTACAAGAAAACAATCAGAAAATTAGGGAGATGAAATTGCGAAACAACTATTACACAGTATTATAAATCTGCAGGGAAGAAAGCCCTAAATTATACATACCAAATCAATTTACTGAATAATGTACTATTCAGTGATTTTGAAACTAAGTAAAAACAATACAACATAAGAGGAAAAAAGGGAGGTGAGAAGAGGAAATAACAATAGTACTTACCAGTATTGAAACTGTAACCGTTGTCATTAGTGCAAAATTACACTGAACTTCAGTTATGTAATGTAGTCATCCACATGGCTGATGTATAAGGTAAATCTTTCCTCTGAATTTCATTAAGAAAAGTATAATTACAAAGTTTCCTTTGTGATGTCCTAAAAATCAGGAAGTGGAATTCCGCAGAAAAGCTCTTGATATCAGTCTCGCATAACATTTGCTTTGGCAGTGGCAATATCGACTATATTTCCAAGATACCTTCACACTTTCATATGACATTGAATAAAAGTTTCTTTTAGTggacttttttaatatttttaatattgattgGTTTACagattaaactttaaaatatttttgcttctttctaagagtaaaataagcaataataataataaataataatagtaataaataataataataataataaataataataaataataataataaataataataataataataataataataataataataataataataaaatttacaaaatttaaaatttggaaaGATAAAGAGATACTTTAAGGTGTTTTAACCTacacaaaaatagaagaaaataaattaaaaacattaaagatCCACTTATTTGTTTTATCCTCAATCAGCAATAAAATCAACTGTACTTTTGGAGACTATTTCTTCAGAAGTTGTGATGGCAAGAAaatgcttttaataataataataattattattattattatcattacttttattattattactaaacagTAACCAATTTGAaggtaataatatcaacaataaagcAAATGGTAAGGGAAGCTTTCCTTGATAAGAGGCAGGTTTCATACATCAGTTTCAATACTGAGATTATTCATATTTAGGTTAGTGGGATTGTTAATTTTGGTAGCATggttttctttgattctttcattAATGACACTACCCTCTTCCATCTCCATAATATCAGATCCATTTTCAGAAGTATATGAACTCCTTTTTTCTGGATAGTTTATTGCAGATGTAACATGGTGATATTTGTCTTTATcatcattctctgtctctctatggtaaaaataattaaaattggaaacaataacaggaacaggtAAAGCTATGGTTAATACACCAGCAATGGCACACAATGACCCTACCAATTTACCCCATACTCCAATGGGCCGCATATCACCATAGCCAACTGTTGTCATGGTGACTACAGCCCACCAAAAGGCGTCTGGAATACTTTTAAAATGTGTCTGCTCAGCATCAGCTTCAGCAAAATACACAGCACTAGAAAATAAAATGACCCcaatgaataaaaagaatattaataagcCAAGTTCTCTCATACTAGCTTTCAATGTCTGACCAAGAATTTGTAAACCTTTTGAATGTCTTGAAAGCTTAAATATACGAAAAACTCTAACTAATCTAATAACTCTAAGAATAGCCAGAGACATTGCCTGGTTGTTGCTCTTATTCTCATCTGCAATCACTGTACCTAATGTAATGAAATATGGAATGATAGCAACAATATCAATGAGATTCATTATGTTCTTAAAGAATCCTATTTTTTCAGGGCAAGATGCAAATCTCACCATAAGTTCTGATGTGAACCATATTATGCAGCATGTTTCAATAATGAAAAAAGGTTCTCCAAATTTTGGTATATCATCTTCCTCGATTGTTTCATTTACAAGCCTGTAATGTTTGAATTCAGGCAAAGTTTCAAGGCAAAATATCACAATAGAAAGTAAAATTATTACCACAGAAAATATAGCTATCAGACGTGCAGCTGTAGAACTCTCTGGATACTCAAATAGAAGCCATACACGACGTTGAAATTCATTTTCAGGAAGTGGACGTTCCTCTTCTTTAATAAATCCTTCATCATCACGATATTTTTCAATTGCTTCAGCACCAAGTTCAT of Octopus bimaculoides isolate UCB-OBI-ISO-001 unplaced genomic scaffold, ASM119413v2 Scaffold_158381, whole genome shotgun sequence contains these proteins:
- the LOC106881441 gene encoding potassium voltage-gated channel protein Shaker, with amino-acid sequence IQLTLYLYNLPTSRSFPKHTEDDNVHVEDGMVPGCDYERCERVVINVSGLRFETQLRTLAQFPDTLLGNPKKRNRYYDPLRNEYFFDRNRPSFDAILYYYQSGGRLRKPVNVPLDVFSEEIKFYELGAEAIEKYRDDEGFIKEEERPLPENEFQRRVWLLFEYPESSTAARLIAIFSVVIILLSIVIFCLETLPEFKHYRLVNETIEEDDIPKFGEPFFIIETCCIIWFTSELMVRFASCPEKIGFFKNIMNLIDIVAIIPYFITLGTVIADENKSNNQAMSLAILRVIRLVRVFRIFKLSRHSKGLQILGQTLKASMRELGLLIFFLFIGVILFSSAVYFAEADAEQTHFKSIPDAFWWAVVTMTTVGYGDMRPIGVWGKLVGSLCAIAGVLTIALPVPVIVSNFNYFYHRETENDDKDKYHHVTSAINYPEKRSSYTSENGSDIMEMEEGSVINERIKENHATKINNPTNLNMNNLSIETDV